One region of Moraxella sp. ZY210820 genomic DNA includes:
- the omp38 gene encoding outer membrane protein Omp38: MKLSRIALAMLVAAPLAVANAGVTVTPLMLGYTMFDTEHNNGKTGDNRLTSGPELQDDVFVGAALGVELTPAVGFEAEYSQIKGDVNVAKDVKGGEYKGQNIAGNFYVTTDAITKNYDSKIKPYALLGAGHYKYKVDGVRDNEEGTLGNAGVGVFWRLNDALSLRTEARGTYHFDEQFWNYTALAGLNVVLGGHNKPAAPVEEVVEPVAPVTPVAPPVVVERPQPQLVNEDLNMELRVFFDVNKSNIKAQYQPEIAKVAEALNEFPNATARIEGHTDNTGPRKLNERLSLARANSVKSALVNQYNINPNRLATQGFAWDQPIADNKTKEGRAMNRRVFATISGNRQVMVQP, translated from the coding sequence ATGAAATTAAGCCGTATTGCATTAGCAATGTTAGTTGCTGCTCCTTTAGCAGTTGCAAACGCTGGTGTTACAGTAACTCCTTTAATGCTTGGTTACACTATGTTTGACACTGAGCATAACAATGGTAAAACTGGTGATAACCGTTTGACATCTGGACCTGAATTACAAGATGATGTATTCGTTGGTGCAGCTTTAGGTGTTGAATTAACACCTGCAGTGGGTTTTGAAGCTGAATATAGCCAAATCAAAGGCGATGTAAATGTTGCTAAAGATGTAAAAGGTGGTGAATATAAAGGTCAAAACATTGCTGGTAACTTCTATGTAACGACTGATGCAATCACTAAAAACTATGACAGCAAAATTAAGCCATATGCTTTATTAGGTGCTGGTCATTATAAATACAAAGTTGATGGTGTTCGTGATAATGAAGAAGGTACTTTAGGTAATGCAGGTGTTGGTGTATTCTGGCGTTTAAATGATGCATTATCTCTTCGTACAGAAGCTCGTGGTACTTACCACTTTGACGAGCAATTTTGGAATTACACTGCTTTAGCAGGTTTGAATGTTGTTTTAGGTGGTCATAACAAACCAGCTGCTCCAGTTGAAGAAGTTGTTGAGCCTGTAGCACCTGTTACTCCTGTAGCACCTCCAGTTGTTGTTGAACGTCCACAACCACAATTAGTGAATGAAGACTTGAACATGGAATTGCGTGTATTCTTTGACGTGAACAAGTCTAATATCAAAGCACAATATCAACCAGAGATTGCTAAAGTTGCTGAGGCATTAAATGAATTCCCTAACGCAACTGCTCGTATCGAAGGTCATACAGATAATACAGGTCCACGTAAGTTAAATGAACGCTTATCTTTAGCACGTGCTAACTCTGTTAAATCTGCTCTTGTTAATCAATATAATATCAATCCAAATCGTTTAGCAACTCAAGGTTTTGCATGGGATCAACCTATTGCAGATAACAAGACTAAAGAAGGTCGTGCTATGAACCGCCGTGTATTTGCTACGATTTCTGGTAATCGTCAAGTAATGGTTCAACCATAA
- a CDS encoding alpha/beta fold hydrolase: MTTNDTIHLTTKDQEIITLHKIGDKSGKVCFLTHGTFSDKRVCLGLANYLKDKGFTCYILEWQGHNGYKAKKPFDFETVALYDFYTAFDYLCHQLKLTKIHTITHSGGGICLSIFLIRYPEFKNCIKSMTMVACQSFGAVFDDKSYLRILIFKYLNKMLGFIPAKKLGLGIVNENYHTMKLWYDWNLSKKFISQIDGMDYAYHLGEISIPIYCICGSGDKIIAPTIGCYKFFELFNGDDKKFQEFGIKNGHLEDYNHSRIMISSNAKLEVWKTIVFWINKYEND; this comes from the coding sequence ATGACAACAAATGACACAATCCATCTGACAACCAAAGACCAAGAAATAATCACTTTGCACAAGATTGGCGATAAGAGCGGTAAGGTTTGTTTTTTAACGCACGGTACTTTTTCTGACAAGCGTGTTTGTTTGGGATTGGCAAATTATTTAAAAGACAAAGGTTTTACCTGTTATATTTTGGAATGGCAAGGTCATAATGGCTATAAAGCCAAAAAACCTTTTGACTTTGAAACCGTTGCTTTATATGATTTTTATACAGCTTTTGATTATTTATGTCATCAACTAAAATTAACAAAAATTCACACCATTACTCATAGTGGTGGAGGCATTTGTCTTAGTATATTTTTGATACGCTACCCAGAATTTAAAAACTGTATTAAAAGTATGACAATGGTTGCTTGTCAGTCTTTTGGAGCGGTCTTTGATGATAAAAGCTATTTAAGAATTTTGATATTTAAATATTTAAATAAAATGCTGGGATTTATTCCAGCAAAAAAGCTCGGATTGGGCATTGTTAATGAAAACTACCATACGATGAAACTGTGGTACGACTGGAATTTATCAAAAAAATTTATTAGCCAAATAGATGGTATGGATTATGCTTATCATTTAGGAGAAATCAGCATACCCATTTATTGTATTTGTGGTAGTGGAGATAAAATCATAGCTCCTACGATTGGTTGTTATAAATTTTTTGAATTATTTAATGGAGATGATAAAAAATTTCAAGAATTTGGCATTAAGAATGGTCATTTAGAAGATTATAATCACAGTCGTATTATGATAAGTAGTAATGCCAAACTTGAAGTTTGGAAAACCATTGTTTTTTGGATAAATAAGTATGAAAATGATTAA